A window from gamma proteobacterium SS-5 encodes these proteins:
- the hybB gene encoding Ni/Fe-hydrogenase cytochrome b subunit, whose translation MSQYQPLQRRILTLPFAFLGLLALIGLYFLIERFVNGMGAVTNLNGGFPWGIWVVYDIVVGTALACGGYALAVTVYVFNKGQYHPLIRPALLASLLGYGLGGLGAIIDMGRWWQFYNLFLPWQMNFNSVMLEVGLCVSAYILVLLIEFLPTVLQKYNAETWLKRLNKVLFFVIALGVLLPTMHQSSLGTMLIAMGWKVHPLWQTLHLQPLLAVLTAFTMGFAIVMFEASLSAVGFRRDPETQLLSGLGRIMVGLIAFYLLIRFGEILLRGKFGLLFAADLASLMFLLETALFAYPVLVLRSASARNSPRALLYGAVSLLLAGALYRFNAFLITLDPGPGYSYFPALPELMVTIGLVAIEIMVFLFVIKTFPVLPRDHKGPASHG comes from the coding sequence ATGAGTCAGTATCAACCCCTGCAGCGCCGTATTCTGACTCTGCCCTTTGCCTTTCTTGGCCTGCTGGCCCTGATCGGGCTGTACTTTCTGATCGAGCGCTTCGTCAACGGCATGGGCGCGGTGACCAACCTCAATGGCGGCTTTCCCTGGGGCATCTGGGTGGTGTATGACATCGTCGTCGGCACCGCCCTGGCCTGTGGCGGCTATGCCCTGGCGGTTACCGTCTATGTCTTCAACAAGGGCCAGTATCACCCGCTGATCCGGCCCGCCCTGCTGGCCAGCCTGCTCGGCTATGGCCTGGGCGGTCTGGGTGCCATTATCGACATGGGCCGCTGGTGGCAGTTCTACAATCTGTTCCTGCCCTGGCAGATGAACTTCAATTCGGTGATGCTTGAGGTGGGCCTGTGCGTCAGTGCCTACATCCTGGTACTGCTGATCGAATTCCTGCCCACTGTGCTGCAAAAATACAACGCCGAGACCTGGCTCAAGCGCCTCAACAAGGTGCTGTTCTTCGTCATCGCCCTGGGGGTGCTGCTGCCCACCATGCACCAGTCGTCCCTGGGCACCATGCTCATCGCCATGGGCTGGAAGGTGCATCCCCTGTGGCAGACACTGCACCTGCAACCCCTGCTGGCGGTGCTCACCGCCTTTACCATGGGCTTCGCCATCGTCATGTTCGAGGCCTCCCTGTCCGCCGTAGGCTTTCGCCGTGACCCCGAGACCCAGCTGCTGTCCGGGCTGGGGCGCATCATGGTCGGTCTGATCGCCTTCTATCTGCTGATCCGTTTCGGCGAGATCCTGCTGCGCGGCAAGTTCGGTCTCCTCTTTGCCGCTGACCTGGCCAGCCTGATGTTCCTGCTGGAGACGGCGCTGTTTGCCTATCCCGTGCTGGTATTGCGCTCGGCCTCGGCGCGCAACAGCCCAAGGGCGCTGCTCTACGGCGCGGTGAGTCTGCTGCTGGCCGGTGCCCTGTATCGCTTCAATGCCTTTCTTATCACCCTGGACCCCGGCCCTGGCTACAGCTATTTCCCGGCCCTGCCCGAGTTGATGGTGACCATCGGCCTGGTGGCTATAGAGATCATGGTATTTTTATTTGTGATCAAGACCTTCCCTGTACTGCCGCGGGACCATAAGGGCCCTGCGAGCCACGGCTGA
- the hybA gene encoding hydrogenase 2 operon protein HybA gives MNRRDFLRASLGSAAAALAPGAVSARENLSPAPQAVGMLFDSTLCVGCKACVAKCKEVNQMPPTPLGDEVYADFAQDLSPQTHNVIKVFRNGSPQTKDSPTDGFAFEKRSCMHCVDPGCVSVCPVTALVKHPVTGIVNYDADACIGCRTCMTGCPYNVPQFDYDNPFGLLHKCEFCNQKGLERIDQGLLTGCAEACPTGATLFGSREALLAEAKRRMALTPGEIYNYPMGDVRAPASHHEKAVPKYQQHIWGEREAGGTNVLHLSAIPFDQLGMPPLGERSYVSISEGVQHGLYSYMALPAVVLGGLTWLVKRNIDEDQEGDEQ, from the coding sequence ATGAACCGCAGAGATTTTCTCCGTGCCTCTCTGGGCAGTGCCGCAGCGGCCCTTGCGCCGGGGGCGGTCAGTGCCCGGGAGAACCTCAGCCCAGCGCCACAGGCGGTGGGCATGTTGTTCGACTCCACCCTGTGCGTCGGCTGCAAGGCCTGTGTGGCTAAGTGCAAGGAGGTCAACCAGATGCCGCCGACCCCGCTGGGGGATGAGGTCTATGCCGATTTCGCCCAGGATCTCTCACCCCAGACCCATAACGTGATCAAGGTATTCCGCAACGGCAGTCCGCAGACCAAGGACAGCCCGACCGATGGCTTTGCCTTCGAGAAACGCAGCTGCATGCACTGCGTCGATCCCGGTTGCGTCTCGGTCTGCCCGGTGACGGCCTTGGTGAAGCACCCCGTGACCGGCATTGTCAATTACGATGCCGATGCCTGCATCGGCTGCCGCACCTGCATGACCGGCTGCCCCTACAACGTGCCCCAGTTCGATTATGACAACCCCTTTGGCCTATTGCACAAGTGCGAATTCTGCAATCAGAAGGGCCTGGAGCGCATCGATCAGGGCCTGCTCACCGGCTGTGCCGAGGCCTGCCCCACGGGTGCCACCCTGTTCGGTTCCCGAGAGGCCCTGCTGGCCGAGGCAAAGCGGCGCATGGCCCTGACGCCTGGCGAGATCTACAACTACCCCATGGGCGATGTACGCGCCCCGGCCAGCCACCACGAAAAGGCCGTGCCCAAGTATCAGCAGCACATCTGGGGCGAGAGGGAGGCCGGTGGCACCAATGTGCTGCACCTCTCCGCCATCCCCTTCGACCAACTGGGTATGCCGCCCTTGGGCGAGCGTTCCTATGTTTCCATCTCCGAAGGGGTGCAGCACGGCCTCTACAGCTATATGGCCCTGCCGGCGGTGGTGCTGGGTGGCCTGACCTGGCTGGTGAAGCGCAATATCGATGAAGATCAGGAAGGGGACGAGCAATGA
- a CDS encoding hydrogenase small subunit gives MADTDFDFSALETRLGVSRRTFLKFCAGVAASIGLGDRAAYAMAEAVADPKRRPPVIWLHGQECTGPTEALLRSEQPSLAHLILDLISLDYHQTLDAGAGHRVEEIKRQVMKENQGKYLLVVEGAIPLAQNGIFCKIGGQTMTDATREAAKHAAAIVAYGSCASWGGVQSAAPNPTGAVGAPQFLTDKTVVTIPGCPPNPANFIGTVLFFVTYGRLPPIDDKGRPKWAYGRLIHENCYRRPHFDAGRFATEFGDEGHRKGWCLYKLGCKGPETYNNCPSLEYNNIGGGVWPVGVGHPCFGCSEQGTGFHKPLFSLSEVKTHTPPNAFPDIDDREGSSSATLATAAVAGAALGAALGASAVAGRRLGDSDGEG, from the coding sequence ATGGCGGATACAGATTTTGATTTTTCGGCTCTTGAGACAAGGCTGGGGGTATCTCGGCGTACCTTCCTGAAATTTTGCGCCGGCGTGGCCGCTTCGATCGGCCTGGGTGATCGGGCCGCCTATGCCATGGCCGAGGCGGTGGCCGATCCGAAGCGGCGTCCACCGGTCATCTGGCTGCACGGCCAGGAGTGTACCGGGCCGACCGAGGCCCTGTTGCGCTCCGAGCAGCCCAGTCTGGCACACCTGATCCTTGACCTGATTTCACTGGACTATCACCAGACCCTGGATGCCGGTGCCGGCCACCGTGTGGAGGAAATCAAACGCCAGGTGATGAAGGAGAACCAGGGCAAGTATCTGCTCGTGGTTGAAGGGGCCATCCCCCTGGCGCAGAACGGTATCTTTTGCAAGATCGGTGGCCAGACCATGACCGACGCCACCCGCGAGGCAGCGAAACATGCCGCCGCCATTGTCGCCTATGGCTCCTGCGCCAGCTGGGGCGGGGTGCAGTCGGCGGCTCCCAATCCTACCGGTGCCGTCGGCGCGCCCCAGTTTCTGACCGATAAAACGGTGGTGACCATACCCGGTTGTCCGCCCAATCCGGCCAATTTCATCGGCACCGTCTTGTTCTTTGTCACCTACGGCAGGCTGCCGCCAATCGACGACAAGGGTCGACCCAAGTGGGCCTATGGCCGTCTGATCCACGAAAATTGTTATCGCCGTCCGCACTTCGATGCCGGCCGTTTCGCCACCGAGTTTGGCGACGAGGGCCACCGCAAGGGTTGGTGTCTGTACAAGCTGGGTTGCAAGGGGCCTGAGACCTATAACAACTGCCCCAGCCTGGAGTACAACAACATCGGCGGCGGGGTCTGGCCGGTGGGGGTGGGGCACCCCTGCTTTGGCTGCTCGGAACAGGGCACAGGGTTCCACAAGCCCCTGTTCAGCCTGTCCGAGGTGAAGACCCATACGCCGCCCAATGCCTTCCCCGATATCGACGACCGCGAGGGCAGCAGCAGCGCAACCCTGGCAACCGCTGCGGTGGCCGGCGCGGCCCTGGGCGCGGCATTGGGTGCCAGCGCGGTGGCCGGACGTCGGCTGGGTGACAGCGATGGCGAAGGCTGA
- a CDS encoding sigma-54-dependent Fis family transcriptional regulator gives MLAVDDLSLETLRRCLADEFQVFGAHDVREAESLLAVEPIQALLCDQQLPGEGAIAFLTRLREQRPDVVRMILLADSDPDDLIDSVNRAGIYQFITRPWQPNQLLLTLHNACELYRLQRENSLLAQEMRASASSLVEGQRQQRERLKHNYHLNSIVRAPGSPVETICSQVAQVAPFDICVLICGESGTGKELFARAIHYNSRRADHPFVAENCAAMPDQLLESELFGHKRGAFTGAVNDHIGLFEQADGGTIFLDEIGDVSPTFQVKLLRVLQEGEIRPVGGDQRYGVNVRVVAATNKNLEEEIRAGRFREDLFYRLGGVRLELPPLRERRTDIPLIARCLLQEAVRAFGKPCEGFTDEAMACLQDYPWPGNVRELRNEIQRLLVMSDNSADGGCWLEAALLHPRILCPSLSQDGKRGGARPGPEATLKERVEALEIRSLREALIRHRWNKTRAADELGLSRVGLRSKLERYGLDCWGGD, from the coding sequence CTGCTGGCGGTGGATGATCTGTCCCTGGAGACCCTGAGGCGCTGCTTGGCTGACGAGTTCCAGGTGTTTGGCGCCCATGATGTCCGCGAGGCCGAATCCCTCCTGGCGGTGGAGCCGATCCAGGCCCTGCTCTGTGATCAGCAACTGCCCGGCGAGGGGGCCATCGCCTTTCTCACCCGGCTGCGAGAGCAGCGCCCCGATGTGGTGCGCATGATCCTGCTGGCCGATAGCGATCCGGATGATCTGATAGACAGCGTGAATCGGGCTGGCATCTATCAGTTCATTACCCGACCCTGGCAGCCCAATCAGTTGTTGCTGACCCTGCACAATGCCTGCGAGCTGTATCGGCTGCAGCGCGAAAATTCCCTGTTGGCGCAAGAGATGCGCGCTTCAGCCTCAAGTCTGGTGGAGGGGCAGCGGCAGCAGCGCGAGCGGCTGAAACACAACTACCATCTCAACAGCATAGTGCGTGCGCCGGGCAGTCCGGTTGAAACCATCTGCAGCCAGGTAGCCCAGGTGGCACCCTTCGATATCTGCGTGCTGATCTGCGGCGAATCGGGCACCGGCAAGGAGCTGTTTGCCCGCGCCATTCATTACAACAGCCGCCGCGCCGACCACCCCTTTGTCGCCGAGAACTGCGCGGCCATGCCGGATCAACTGCTGGAGAGCGAGCTGTTCGGCCACAAGCGGGGGGCCTTTACCGGCGCGGTGAACGATCATATCGGCCTGTTCGAACAGGCCGACGGCGGCACCATCTTTTTGGATGAGATTGGCGATGTCTCACCCACCTTTCAGGTCAAGTTGTTGCGTGTGTTGCAGGAAGGCGAGATCCGGCCGGTGGGGGGCGATCAGCGGTACGGGGTGAATGTGCGCGTGGTGGCCGCGACCAACAAGAATCTAGAGGAGGAAATCCGCGCAGGGCGCTTCCGCGAGGACCTGTTCTACCGCTTGGGCGGGGTGCGCCTGGAGTTGCCGCCCCTGCGCGAGCGCCGCACGGATATTCCGCTGATTGCCCGGTGTTTGCTACAGGAGGCCGTGCGCGCCTTTGGAAAACCCTGTGAGGGCTTTACCGATGAGGCCATGGCCTGTTTGCAGGATTATCCCTGGCCGGGCAATGTGCGCGAATTGCGCAACGAGATCCAGCGCCTGCTGGTGATGAGCGACAACTCTGCTGACGGAGGGTGTTGGCTTGAGGCGGCGCTGCTGCACCCGCGTATCCTCTGCCCCAGCCTCAGCCAGGACGGCAAGCGGGGCGGGGCAAGACCGGGTCCGGAGGCCACCCTCAAGGAGCGGGTCGAGGCCCTGGAGATACGCAGCCTGCGCGAGGCGTTGATACGCCACCGCTGGAACAAGACCCGCGCCGCCGACGAGTTGGGCCTGTCCCGCGTCGGCCTGCGCAGCAAGCTGGAGCGCTACGGCCTGGATTGCTGGGGTGGCGATTAG
- the hypA gene encoding hydrogenase maturation nickel metallochaperone HypA — translation MHELSLCESILQILEEESRRQAFSRVKRVRLEIGRLSGADPEAMRFGFDAVCRGSLAEGAELEILRLPGLAWCLPCGRQVEVEQRFDACPHCGSYQLQVVGGDQMQIKDLEVE, via the coding sequence ATGCACGAGCTTTCCCTTTGTGAATCCATACTGCAGATCCTGGAGGAGGAATCCCGACGTCAGGCGTTTAGCCGAGTGAAACGGGTGCGGCTGGAGATCGGCCGTCTCTCTGGGGCAGATCCCGAGGCCATGCGCTTTGGCTTCGATGCTGTCTGTCGGGGCTCCCTGGCCGAGGGGGCCGAGCTGGAGATTTTGCGCTTGCCTGGCCTGGCCTGGTGCCTGCCCTGTGGGCGTCAAGTGGAGGTGGAACAGCGCTTTGATGCCTGCCCTCATTGCGGCAGCTATCAGCTCCAGGTGGTCGGCGGTGATCAGATGCAGATCAAGGACCTGGAGGTCGAGTGA
- a CDS encoding universal stress protein, with protein sequence MEISFIDLSLGNVVLLFVIGFVGGLVSGFIGSGGAFVLTPAMMNLGVTAIMAVASNMAHKFPKAFVGAMKRHKFGQVDIKLGIVLGISAEAGVLYGAGLQETIREVFGKAGSNLYVSTVFIVVLAIVGGYVLRDAYKMFHSQNPDEEKTTQLAKWVQSVNIPGTMMYFKAIDARISVLFTIPIGFATGMLAATIAVGGFIGVPAMMYILGVPGLIASATELVIAFVMGMGGTIKFAWAGYVDIRLAMIILAGSLFGVQLGAIGTTYVKPYTVKIVMGVIMMLALLSRGIVVPVYLSELGQIQPLAAETASLLGDLSFAVLLFALAAGATIVFRALIKGMSEHRAKLAAENAEPGTFSTAAEPRQLSPVGRMERIMLVSDGSEYAESAVTEAIRLAKRCQANLYAFSVLATPDFESPLGQNLHELDKKAMVDNLLKVRAQAEAEGVSCEILLGHGSDPFDEIVDQAEVSAMDMIVMGRRDKSDLLRSMMGGTTAKVIGHTHSDVLVVPRQGKMEGKGIVLPVDGSRNSEAAAATVVSMVSKCPVAVTLVSVAIDPRLREDAQGHADQLARLMANAGIQVQVETRIGSPDAEILACAQERGADLIVMGSHGRTGLDRLLVGSVSERVIGQTQCPVLIVKL encoded by the coding sequence ATGGAAATCAGTTTTATCGATCTCTCGCTGGGCAATGTTGTCCTGCTGTTTGTCATCGGCTTTGTCGGCGGCCTGGTGAGTGGATTTATCGGCTCTGGCGGTGCCTTTGTACTCACCCCGGCGATGATGAACCTGGGCGTTACCGCGATCATGGCGGTGGCCTCCAACATGGCGCACAAGTTCCCCAAGGCCTTTGTCGGCGCCATGAAACGGCACAAGTTCGGCCAGGTGGACATCAAGCTGGGCATAGTCCTGGGCATCTCCGCCGAGGCCGGGGTGCTGTACGGGGCCGGGTTGCAAGAGACCATCCGCGAGGTGTTCGGCAAGGCCGGTTCCAATCTCTACGTCTCCACCGTGTTCATCGTGGTGCTGGCCATTGTCGGCGGCTATGTGCTGCGCGATGCCTACAAGATGTTCCACTCACAGAACCCGGATGAGGAAAAGACCACCCAGCTTGCCAAGTGGGTGCAGTCGGTCAACATCCCCGGCACCATGATGTATTTCAAGGCGATAGACGCCAGGATTTCTGTCCTGTTCACCATCCCCATCGGCTTTGCCACGGGTATGCTCGCCGCCACCATCGCCGTTGGCGGCTTCATCGGCGTACCGGCCATGATGTACATCCTTGGCGTACCCGGCCTGATCGCCTCGGCCACCGAGTTGGTCATCGCCTTCGTCATGGGCATGGGCGGCACCATCAAGTTCGCCTGGGCCGGTTATGTGGATATCCGCCTGGCCATGATCATCCTCGCCGGCTCCCTGTTCGGCGTGCAGCTGGGGGCCATAGGCACCACCTATGTCAAGCCCTATACGGTGAAGATCGTCATGGGCGTGATCATGATGCTGGCCCTGCTCAGCCGCGGCATAGTGGTCCCGGTGTATCTGTCCGAGCTGGGTCAGATCCAGCCCCTGGCGGCTGAAACCGCCAGCCTGCTGGGAGACCTGAGCTTCGCCGTGCTGCTGTTTGCCCTGGCCGCCGGTGCCACCATAGTGTTCCGCGCCCTGATCAAGGGCATGAGCGAGCACCGCGCCAAGCTGGCGGCGGAGAACGCCGAGCCCGGCACCTTCAGCACCGCCGCCGAGCCGCGCCAGCTCTCGCCGGTGGGGCGCATGGAACGCATCATGCTGGTGAGCGATGGCAGCGAGTACGCCGAATCGGCGGTGACCGAGGCGATCCGTCTGGCCAAGCGCTGTCAGGCCAATCTGTACGCCTTCAGCGTACTGGCCACGCCGGATTTTGAAAGCCCCCTGGGGCAGAACCTGCACGAGCTGGACAAGAAGGCGATGGTGGACAACCTGCTCAAGGTGCGCGCCCAGGCCGAGGCGGAGGGCGTATCCTGCGAGATCCTGCTCGGCCACGGCTCCGACCCCTTCGATGAGATCGTCGATCAGGCCGAGGTCAGCGCCATGGACATGATCGTCATGGGCCGACGCGACAAGAGCGACCTGCTGCGCAGCATGATGGGCGGCACCACCGCCAAGGTCATAGGCCACACCCACAGCGACGTGCTGGTGGTGCCGCGCCAGGGCAAGATGGAGGGCAAGGGCATAGTCCTGCCGGTGGACGGTTCGCGCAACAGCGAGGCGGCGGCGGCCACCGTGGTCAGCATGGTCAGCAAATGCCCGGTGGCGGTCACCCTGGTATCCGTGGCCATAGACCCGCGTCTGCGCGAGGACGCCCAGGGCCACGCCGATCAGCTGGCCCGGCTGATGGCCAACGCGGGGATCCAGGTCCAGGTGGAGACCCGCATCGGTAGCCCGGACGCAGAGATCCTCGCCTGTGCGCAGGAGCGCGGTGCCGATCTTATCGTCATGGGCAGCCATGGCCGCACCGGCCTGGACCGGCTCCTGGTGGGTAGCGTGTCGGAGCGGGTCATCGGCCAGACCCAGTGCCCGGTGCTGATCGTCAAGCTCTAA
- a CDS encoding Nudix family hydrolase, with amino-acid sequence MIQVAVAVIEDAEARVLLAKRPDHLHQGGLWEFPGGKLEPGEDLAQALRREIREELGLELGAYRPLIQVRHDYGDRQVLLEVQRVLHWQGQARGLEGQRLAWVAREQLHLYPMPAADRPIIQALRLPQSYLIASPESLQIEAFAQRLQAALQAGVRLVQLRPPPNCPAQTAAALLQRAQRLCRSAGAQLLINSRLATQLADLPAAGNHAALGLHLNSADLMALSSRPSLPGPLAASCHNPQQLERAAQLGLDFAVLSPVLATASHPDARPLGWEVFARWVAEARLPVYALGGMRPELLQQAWNQGAQGIAAIRGLW; translated from the coding sequence ATGATCCAGGTAGCCGTGGCGGTGATTGAGGATGCCGAGGCCAGGGTGCTGCTGGCCAAGCGGCCGGACCATCTGCATCAGGGCGGGCTGTGGGAGTTCCCCGGCGGCAAGCTGGAGCCGGGCGAGGACCTGGCCCAGGCCCTGCGGCGGGAGATCCGTGAAGAACTCGGCCTGGAGTTGGGCGCGTATCGGCCGCTGATCCAGGTGCGCCACGACTACGGCGACCGTCAGGTGCTGCTGGAGGTGCAGCGGGTTCTGCATTGGCAGGGCCAGGCGCGGGGCCTGGAGGGCCAGCGGCTGGCCTGGGTGGCACGCGAACAGCTGCATCTCTACCCCATGCCGGCGGCGGATCGGCCCATCATCCAGGCCCTGCGTCTGCCCCAGAGTTATCTCATCGCCAGCCCTGAATCGCTCCAGATCGAGGCCTTTGCCCAGCGCCTGCAGGCCGCCTTGCAAGCGGGCGTTCGCCTGGTGCAGTTGCGCCCGCCGCCCAACTGCCCTGCGCAAACGGCTGCGGCCCTGCTGCAGCGGGCGCAGCGGCTCTGCCGCAGCGCCGGTGCCCAACTGCTGATCAACAGCCGCCTGGCCACCCAGCTGGCCGACCTGCCTGCAGCGGGTAACCACGCAGCCCTGGGCCTGCACCTGAATTCCGCCGATCTCATGGCCCTGTCCAGCCGACCGTCGCTGCCCGGGCCGCTGGCCGCCTCCTGTCACAATCCCCAGCAGCTGGAGCGGGCGGCGCAGCTGGGGCTGGATTTTGCCGTGCTCTCGCCGGTGCTGGCCACCGCCAGCCACCCCGATGCCCGGCCCCTGGGCTGGGAGGTCTTCGCCCGTTGGGTGGCCGAGGCCCGCCTGCCGGTCTATGCCCTGGGCGGTATGCGTCCTGAGCTGTTGCAGCAGGCCTGGAACCAGGGTGCCCAGGGCATTGCCGCCATTCGGGGGTTGTGGTGA
- the argJ gene encoding bifunctional glutamate N-acetyltransferase/amino-acid acetyltransferase ArgJ — MTEPLDFLPISGLRLASAATGIRYPGRDDLVLLEMAPGSSCAAVFTRNAFCAAPVRLARAHLAETPPRYLLINSGNANAGTGSSGLQAAEESCRILAEAAACPIEAVLPFSTGVIGEPLPLAPFRRGIPQLLADLNERHWPQAARAIMTTDTRPKLVSRQREIGGQSVRLTGMAKGSGMIQPNMATLLAYLATDAALAPELLQQALQEAIEPSFNSISVDGDTSTNDACVLVATGRSGLSIDDLDTEAGQALRSLLLEVCMELAEAIVRDGEGATKLIPIQVSGARSVEEARQVGFTIAHSPLVKTAMFASDPNWGRILAAVGRSGIPQLQVEGVRIWLGDVLIVEQGGRAASYREELGQAVMNRTDIPVRIELGRGEAEARILTCDLSFDYVKINAEYRS; from the coding sequence ATGACCGAACCCCTGGATTTTCTGCCCATTTCCGGTCTGCGCCTGGCCAGCGCCGCTACCGGTATCCGCTACCCAGGGCGCGATGATCTGGTGTTGCTGGAGATGGCACCCGGTTCGAGCTGCGCGGCGGTGTTCACCCGCAACGCCTTCTGCGCCGCGCCGGTGCGGCTGGCCCGTGCGCACCTGGCGGAGACCCCGCCGCGCTATCTGCTGATCAACTCCGGCAACGCCAATGCCGGTACCGGCTCCTCCGGTCTTCAGGCGGCCGAAGAGAGCTGTCGGATCCTGGCCGAGGCCGCCGCCTGCCCGATTGAGGCCGTCCTGCCCTTCTCCACCGGCGTGATCGGCGAGCCCCTGCCCCTGGCACCCTTCCGGCGCGGCATCCCGCAGCTGCTGGCCGACCTGAACGAGCGGCACTGGCCGCAGGCGGCCCGCGCCATCATGACCACCGACACCCGGCCCAAGCTGGTCAGCCGCCAGCGGGAGATCGGCGGCCAGTCGGTGCGGCTCACCGGCATGGCCAAGGGCTCGGGCATGATCCAGCCCAACATGGCCACCCTGCTGGCCTATCTGGCAACCGATGCCGCCCTGGCCCCGGAGCTGCTGCAGCAAGCCTTGCAGGAGGCCATCGAGCCCAGTTTCAACAGCATCAGCGTGGATGGCGATACCTCCACCAACGATGCCTGCGTGTTGGTTGCCACCGGTCGCAGCGGGCTATCCATTGATGATCTGGACACCGAGGCGGGTCAGGCCCTCCGCAGTCTGTTGCTGGAGGTCTGCATGGAGCTGGCCGAGGCCATAGTGCGCGATGGCGAGGGGGCGACCAAGCTGATCCCGATCCAGGTCAGCGGCGCACGTTCCGTGGAGGAGGCGCGGCAGGTGGGTTTCACCATCGCCCATTCGCCCCTGGTAAAGACCGCTATGTTCGCCTCCGACCCCAACTGGGGCCGCATCCTCGCCGCCGTGGGCCGCTCCGGTATCCCGCAGTTGCAGGTGGAGGGGGTTCGGATATGGCTGGGCGATGTGCTCATCGTCGAGCAGGGCGGCCGCGCCGCCAGCTACCGCGAAGAGCTGGGCCAGGCGGTGATGAACCGGACCGATATCCCGGTACGCATCGAGCTGGGCCGAGGCGAGGCCGAGGCGCGTATCCTGACCTGCGACCTGTCCTTCGACTACGTCAAGATCAACGCCGAATACCGCAGTTAA